One window of Medicago truncatula cultivar Jemalong A17 chromosome 2, MtrunA17r5.0-ANR, whole genome shotgun sequence genomic DNA carries:
- the LOC112419020 gene encoding uncharacterized protein: MSKAFLCNNAFRISTTTTLYNAPFLFSLKFLTTTSNPFTVSYLIDKFGFSHEFALKASKELYFKTSQKPDSVLNFFKNHGFNDLDIRRIVKIEPWLLSCNTHLTILPKFQFLISKGASSSDIVRMVVGNPKFLQFSLKTHEIKFEYFLSKGASSSHIISLLTSNPQILQYSLDKRIIPLFELLSRFLKSSKDTILCLIRCSTAFTINPYRIIVANINLMTDFGVSDNVIASMLQSWPSVFGSKDLIKSLEEVKCLGFDPSKNSFGIALAAKKGLSKKLWDEKVDAFKKWGWSDEDVIRVFRIQPILMFVSIYKIDLLMSFWVNRLGWNSLALTKRPHMFSYSLEKRIIPRASVMQFLLMKGLRKKNASLVTPFAYSENMFLSKFVFRFMEESDYLLKLYEEKMKLAYTKENNGMPFT; the protein is encoded by the coding sequence ATGTCGAAAGCTTTTCTCTGCAACAATGCATTTcgcatatcaacaacaacaacactctaCAACGCACCCTTCCTATTTTCACTCAAATTCCTCACCACCACTTCAAACCCATTCACCGTATCCTACCTCATCGACAAATTCGGATTCTCTCATGAATTCGCACTCAAAGCTTCCAAAGAGCTTTATTTCAAAACCTCACAAAAACCAGATTCAGTtctcaacttcttcaaaaatcatGGTTTCAATGACTTAGACATACGCAGAATCGTCAAAATCGAACCATGGCTTCTTTCCTGCAATACCCACTTAACGATCCTCCCAAAGTTTCAGTTTTTAATCTCCAAAGGTGCTTCTTCCTCTGACATTGTTCGTATGGTTGTAGGTAACCCTAAGTTCTTGCAATTCAGCTTGAAGACTCATGAAATTAAGTTTGAATATTTTCTATCCAAAGGTGCTTCTTCCTCTCATATTATTTCATTGTTAACTTCAAACCCTCAAATTTTACAATATAGCTTAGACAAACGAATAATCCCtctttttgaattattaagtAGGTTCTTGAAATCCAGCAAGGATACCATTCTCTGCTTAATTCGATGTTCCACTGCATTTACTATAAATCCCTATCGCATTATTGTGGCTAATATCAATTTGATGACTGATTTTGGAGTTTCTGATAATGTCATTGCTAGTATGCTTCAGTCATGGCCATCTGTATTTGGTTCAAAGGATTTGATTAAGTCATTGGAGGAAGTTAAGTGTTTAGGGTTTGATCCTTCAAAGAATAGTTTTGGAATTGCTTTAGCAGCAAAGAAAGGTTTGAGTAAAAAACTTTGGGATGAGAAAGTTGATGCCTTTAAGAAATGGGGTTGGTCTGATGAAGATGTTATTCGAGTATTTAGGATTCAACCTAttttaatgtttgtttcaatttataAGATTGATTTGTTAATGAGTTTTTGGGTCAATCGATTGGGTTGGAATTCCTTGGCACTTACCAAGCGGCCACATATGTTTTCTTATAGTTTGGAGAAAAGGATCATCCCAAGGGCCTCAGTTATGCAATTTCTTTTGATGAAAGGTTTGCGAAAAAAGAATGCGAGCTTAGTTACACCATTTGCTTATTCTGAGAATATGTTCTTGAGCAAGTTTGTTTTCAGATTTATGGAGGAGTCTGATTATCTATTAAAGCTATATGAGGAAAAAATGAAACTTGCATACACAAAGGAGAACAATGGCATGCCATTCACTTAA
- the LOC25488198 gene encoding fasciclin-like arabinogalactan protein 4, whose protein sequence is MTLFPQITLTFMLYFLILSPTPSFSFNLTSLLSTFPELSTFTSLLSSTPPLTADLSHRTSLSLLAVPNTYLTTDPHLHNLSPSALADILRYHILLQFLSWSDLQHLPPSGKLVTTLFQTTGRATNNFGSVNITHSPNTNTVTIHSPAPYSSSNATVLSQLKMLPYNLTIFTVDSLLIPYGFDLMASETRPSILLNITKTLIDAHNFNVAASMLSASGVVNEFEAGEGGSGITLFIPVDDAFADLPPSVSLQSLPADQKAVVLKAHVLRAYYPLGSLQSTANPLQPTLATEAMGAGSFTLNISTFNGSVAINTGIVQAIITQTVFDQNPIAIFGVSKVLLPREIFGKNPIVSAKSPPESSAPPPYEDASSPTGFDVQPSHLSSPPGFGEDVSSDVASVYGSELFVFLLCCINLYLIL, encoded by the coding sequence ATGACTTTATTTCCCCAAATTACCCTCACATTTATGCTATATTTCCTAATCCTATCCCCAACACCATCTTTCTCTTTCAACCTCACCTCCCTCCTTTCAACCTTCCCTGAATTATCAACATTCACCTCCCTACTTTCTTCCACACCCCCTCTCACCGCTGATCTTTCCCACCGCACTTCACTCTCTCTCCTCGCCGTCCCCAACACCTATCTCACCACCGACCCTCACCTCCATAACCTCTCCCCCTCCGCCCTCGCCGACATCCTCCGCTACCACATCCTCCTCCAATTCCTCTCCTGGTCCGACCTCCAACACCTCCCTCCCTCCGGTAAACTCGTCACCACTCTCTTCCAAACCACCGGCCGCGCCACCAACAACTTCGGCTCCGTTAATATCACCCACTCCCCGAACACTAACACTGTTACAATCCATTCCCCAGCACCTTACTCATCCTCAAACGCCACCGTGCTTTCACAGCTCAAAATGTTACCCTACAATCTCACTATCTTCACCGTTGATTCTCTCTTAATCCCTTATGGTTTCGATCTCATGGCATCGGAAACTCGTCCTAGCATTCTTCTCAACATCACCAAAACCCTAATCGACGCTCACAATTTCAACGTCGCTGCTTCAATGCTCTCTGCTTCCGGCGTCGTGAACGAATTCGAAGCCGGTGAAGGTGGTTCCGGAATTACCTTATTTATCCCCGTCGACGATGCTTTCGCCGATCTACCTCCTTCCGTTTCGCTTCAATCGCTTCCCGCCGATCAAAAAGCAGTGGTTCTCAAAGCGCATGTTCTTCGTGCTTATTATCCTCTCGGTTCGCTTCAATCCACCGCGAATCCGTTGCAACCGACGCTTGCGACGGAAGCTATGGGTGCCGGAAGTTTCACTTTgaatatttcaacttttaacGGCTCTGTTGCGATTAACACTGGCATTGTTCAGGCGATAATTACTCAGACAGTGTTTGATCAGAATCCTATTGCGATTTTTGGTGTTTCGAAGGTTTTGTTGCCTAGAGAGATTTTTGGGAAGAATCCAATTGTCTCTGCGAAATCACCACCGGAGAGTAGTGCTCCTCCTCCTTATGAGGATGCTTCTTCGCCCACAGGTTTTGATGTACAGCCGTCGCATCTTTCTTCACCGCCGGGGTTTGGTGAAGATGTTAGCTCAGATGTTGCAAGTGTTTATGGTTCTGAGTTATTTGTTTTTCTACTTTGTTGtataaatttgtatttaatattataa
- the LOC25488200 gene encoding general transcriptional corepressor trfA: protein MASSGVEIATSSSFGCVLRDRNHRDGCRESSKVKATHAVFQRNIKNFVMDHLNTRVTMSSDSATNENNNESQMKNNNNNNVSSWASKGSTNLARLHLKRNNHNGIINNNKDNENEPSLASLISPRHSRLLDRWAARQAREMVSNLENEAELLSIDDNTNNNNDMPAVVRTSSSTSDECSSEKLNVGASSLVQLWEKRLNNSNGSKPNTPMEKTSPTGVTSATCNNENVFVVNTPIEKTSPTGGASATCNNVNVFVVEEQRGSEIGEGFEGPLSSGNEESFSFSSFTDWDSDKTGDQSRLCSVDQSRKNSSESDRVSVADIIKKLTATSQTQSSPPSSGDENDHEGCGGGSVASSPRKDFAPELSEQRAFPQVTCSTRIRGRRAFNDLLMQLERDRHGELKNLAERGTVSKFAQKGRIQALLRLKLLRGAAANVPSHQKSTSSEVYRRVQPHGSAIMQLRRNFSTRVEEKNTVQAEVANTRSPPKEIVNNITQLENSTTADQISKDTSGQIVHGTVSRAIELTKSETQTSEEDHPSSTVMSQETCFEAQHDYSEEEEINQQNDETSCDCAVEEEASNQNYAESSYEEMVEENYDENNYDWISEISRPRSYWEEQRQAWYREILDTGSPNEDIQVLLQRRTVSTFLSSGFRETMDRLMQSHRGTQTHLVSSQDDEIDNEGLMAFFQEHLYPGRSPQENGTERTVDEEEERVNEEEEEKQDEKEHEEEQGGESLISSSLVSSLCHEVGDYSNQSSSWSYRDNEAGDDFDRVASTSSQPYQSQSSYHDNRPNSASTNHHSIEMDLIYDMRGHMEQLYQEMSELRKSIKSCMDMQMQMQLQKSNNQRVQTAEKEEKKSHNKTGKKGNCCICNEMKVDSVLYRCGHMCACLKCANDLRWNNGKCPICRANIDDVVRVYLDV, encoded by the exons atggcTTCTTCTGGTGTTGAAATTGCGACTTCTTCATCTTTTGGTTGTGTTCTAAGGGACCGTAATCATCGTGATGGATGCAGAGAAAGTAGCAAAGTTAAGGCTACACATGCTGTTTTCCAAAGGAACATTAAGAACTTTGTCATGGACCACCTTAACACGCGCGTTACCATGTCTTCTGATTCTGCAACTAACGAAAACAACAATGAGAGTCAAatgaagaacaacaacaataacaatgttTCTTCTTGGGCTTCAAAAGGTAGCACCAATCTTGCAAGGCTTCATTTGAAGCGAAACAATCACAATggcatcatcaacaacaataaggATAACGAAAATGAGCCATCCTTGGCTTCGTTGATTAGCCCGAGACATTCGCGCCTTCTTGATCGATGGGCTGCGAGACAAGCTCGTGAGATGGTGTCAAATTTGGAGAATGAAGCTGAATTGTTGTCCATTGATGATAATACTAACAATAACAATGACATGCCTGCAGTTGTAAGGACATCTAGTTCTACCTCGGATGAATGTTCTTCGGAGAAATTGAACGTTGGTGCGTCTTCCCTTGTTCAATTATGGGAAAAGAGGCTTAACAATTCAAATGGATCCAAACCAAACACTCCAATGGAGAAAACAAGTCCAACTGGTGTGACAAGTGCAACTTGCAACAATGAGAATGTGTTTGTTGTTAACACTCCAATTGAGAAAACAAGTCCAACTGGTGGTGCAAGTGCAACTTGCAACAATGTGAATGTGTTTGTTGTGGAAGAACAAAGAGGGTCGGAAATAGGAGAGGGTTTTGAAGGACCGTTATCATCAGGGAACGAAGAATCGTTTTCGTTTTCTTCGTTCACTGATTGGGATTCTGATAAGACAGGTGATCAGAGTAGGTTGTGTTCAGTTGATCAAAGTAGGAAGAATTCGTCGGAAAGTGATAGAGTTAGTGTTGCTGATATCATAAAGAAACTCACTGCTACAAGTCAAACTCAGAGTTCACCTCCATCTTCTGGTGATGAAAATGATCATGAAGGATGTGGTGGTGGCAGTGTGGCAAGTTCTCCTCGTAAAGATTTTGCACCAGAACTTTCAGAACAAAGAGCCTTTCCTCAGGTTACTTGTTCAACAAGAATTAGAGGACGTCGAGCTTTCAATGATTTGCTTATGCAGTTGGAGCGTGATAGGCATGGGGAGCTAAAGAACTTGGCTGAACGTGGAACTGTCTCCAAGTTCGCACAAAAAGGTCGCATTcag GCATTACTTCGACTTAAATTGTTACGTGGCGCGGCAGCTAATGTTCCATCACACCAGAAATCAACATCATCTGAAGTATACAGACGAGTACAACCACACGGATCTGCAATTATGCAACTAAG GAGAAATTTTAGCACTAgggttgaagaaaaaaatacagtaCAGGCAGAAGTAGCAAACACACGAAGTCCTCCCAAAGAGATAGTAAACAACATCACACAATTAGAAAACTCTACCACTGCTGATCAAATCAGTAAAGACACAAGCGGCCAGATTGTGCATGGAACTGTCAGTCGTGCCATAGAATTGACAAAGTCAGAGACTCAGACTAGTGAAGAAGATCATCCAAGCTCAACTGTCATGTCTCAAGAAACATGTTTTGAGGCTCAGCATGATTACTCTGAGGAAGAGGAAATTAACCAGCAAAATGATGAAACTAGTTGTGATTGTGCAGTAGAAGAGGAAGCAAGTAATCAGAACTATGCTGAAAGCAGTTATGAAGAGATGGTGGAAGAGAACTATGATGAAAATAATTATGACTGGATCAGTGAAATTTCTCGACCGAGGAGCTATTGGGAAGAGCAGAGACAAGCATGGTATAGAGAGATTCTTGACACTGGTTCTCCAAATGAAGATATACAAGTGCTACTTCAAAG AAGAACAGTTTCAACATTCCTATCCAGTGGCTTCCGTGAAACAATGGATAGGTTGATGCAATCTCATAGAGGAACACAAACACATCTAGTTAGTAGTCAAGATGATGAGATAGACAATGAAGGGTTGATGGCGTTTTTCCAAGAACACTTGTATCCTGGAAGATCTCCTCAAGAAAATGGAACAGAGAGAACGGtagacgaagaagaagaaagggtaaatgaggaggaggaggagaagcaAGATGAGAAAGAGCATGAAGAGGAGCAAGGAGGGGAGAGCTTGATTAGTAGTAGCTTGGTTAGTAGTTTGTGCCATGAAGTCGGAGACTATTCTAATCAATCCTCATCATGGAGTTATAGAGACAATGAAGCTGGTGATGATTTTGATAGAGTTGCTTCTACATCTTCACAACCTTATCAATCTCAGTCTTCCTATCATGATAATCGGCCAAACTCCGCATCTACCAATCATCATTCAATT GAAATGGATCTCATATATGATATGAGAGGCCATATGGAGCAACTTTATCAAGAGATGAGTGAACTGAGGAAATCAATAAAGAGTTGCATGGATATGCAGATGCAGATGCAGTTACAAAAATCCAATAACCAAAGGGTGCAAACAG ctgaaaaagaagaaaagaagtcACATAACAAGACTGGTAAGAAAGGAAACTGCTGCATTTGCAATGAGATGAAAGTTGACTCAGTTCTATACAG GTGTGGACACATGTGTGCATGTCTGAAATGTGCCAATGATTTACGGTGGAACAACGGAAAATGTCCAATATGCCGTGCTAATATAGACGATGTTGTTCGAGTTTATCTTGATGTATAG